The following coding sequences are from one Candidatus Eisenbacteria bacterium window:
- a CDS encoding PadR family transcriptional regulator, which produces MFYHLVLGCLREGKPRHGYDVCSELRTRTGLQVNPGNVYRELAKLAAHGLIGATANPPDADPRRNPYTITDGGRTAFDGWLRSPATQDEELSAWVAFLDRIPPAE; this is translated from the coding sequence ATGTTTTACCACCTGGTGCTCGGGTGCCTTCGAGAGGGCAAGCCGCGTCACGGCTACGACGTATGTAGCGAGCTGCGTACTCGCACCGGACTGCAGGTCAACCCTGGCAACGTCTACCGCGAGCTCGCGAAGCTCGCCGCGCACGGACTGATCGGTGCAACGGCCAATCCACCCGATGCCGACCCGCGCAGGAATCCGTACACGATCACCGACGGAGGTCGAACCGCCTTCGACGGGTGGCTGCGGTCGCCAGCCACACAAGACGAGGAGCTCTCGGCGTGGGTGGCCTTTCTCGATCGCATCCCGCCAGCGGAGAT
- a CDS encoding di-heme oxidoredictase family protein: MSDPRRRRVQRFAALGFGTALALAGLALGVRAVRAKGPAVPPSAAFAIDEAAVPDDTVLVQDLEHAVDLRHRERFDRVLDARDPGELVEHATLTDGQLDRRTLGIDALFVVGDELFAYPFRPENGWGSKGDRNPDTTPRLRRIQRGAAGGPDAFGCFGCHSKGGPDGSGTQTQIAFLRGDGERTGSADVRNAPHVLGLGPIACLAREMSAALQAQAASARERAAKEARPIEQALVAKGVSFGRIVARPDGTVDDHGIEGVDADLTIRPFGWKGHQATLRDMAEESLHIHQGLLSKRAQLAVRDGTLPAAAYGPGPWWDTDEDGVSLEIDDGMLTTVVGYLAQLEVPVMRPPRDPGLLDMWAAGRARFEQIGCAGCHVPVLELDDPKLDARQPAGPDRPPFVIDVAKDGDGPKIEPKYAGSTTSYLVNLFSDLKRHDMGPGLASPAAQGTIPASVFLTRPLWGLAETAPYLHDGRAPTVNDAIVLHGGEAAAARDAYLALDHDGRASVRVFLTSLSRQPKLFVP, translated from the coding sequence GTGTCGGACCCGCGACGGCGACGGGTGCAGCGCTTCGCGGCGCTGGGGTTCGGGACGGCGCTCGCGCTCGCGGGTCTCGCGCTGGGCGTGCGCGCCGTTCGCGCGAAGGGTCCGGCCGTCCCGCCGAGCGCCGCGTTCGCGATCGACGAGGCCGCGGTCCCGGACGACACCGTGCTCGTGCAGGACCTCGAGCACGCCGTCGATCTCCGCCACCGCGAGCGCTTCGACCGGGTGCTCGACGCGCGCGATCCCGGCGAGCTGGTCGAGCACGCGACGCTCACCGACGGCCAGCTCGACCGCCGCACGCTCGGCATCGACGCGCTCTTCGTCGTCGGCGACGAGCTGTTCGCCTATCCGTTCCGGCCGGAGAACGGCTGGGGCAGCAAGGGCGACCGGAACCCCGACACGACGCCGCGGCTCCGCCGCATCCAGCGCGGCGCGGCCGGCGGACCCGACGCGTTCGGGTGCTTCGGCTGTCATTCGAAAGGCGGTCCGGACGGCAGCGGCACCCAGACGCAGATCGCGTTCCTGCGCGGTGACGGCGAGCGGACCGGCAGCGCGGACGTCCGCAACGCGCCGCACGTTCTCGGCCTGGGTCCGATCGCGTGTCTCGCGCGCGAGATGAGCGCCGCGCTGCAGGCGCAGGCGGCGAGTGCGCGCGAGCGCGCGGCGAAGGAGGCTCGTCCCATCGAGCAGGCCCTCGTTGCCAAGGGCGTCTCGTTCGGGCGGATCGTCGCCCGGCCCGACGGCACCGTCGACGACCACGGGATCGAGGGGGTCGACGCGGACCTCACGATCCGGCCGTTCGGCTGGAAGGGACACCAGGCCACGCTGCGCGACATGGCCGAGGAGTCGCTCCACATCCACCAGGGCCTGCTCTCGAAGCGCGCCCAGCTCGCCGTGCGCGACGGCACGCTCCCCGCCGCGGCGTACGGCCCGGGGCCGTGGTGGGACACCGACGAAGACGGCGTGTCGCTCGAGATCGACGACGGCATGCTGACGACCGTCGTCGGCTATCTCGCGCAGCTCGAGGTGCCGGTCATGCGTCCGCCGCGCGATCCGGGGCTGCTCGACATGTGGGCCGCCGGCCGCGCGCGCTTCGAGCAGATCGGCTGCGCCGGCTGCCACGTCCCCGTGCTGGAGCTCGACGATCCGAAGCTCGACGCGCGGCAGCCCGCCGGACCCGACCGCCCGCCGTTCGTGATCGACGTCGCCAAGGACGGCGACGGTCCCAAGATCGAGCCCAAGTACGCGGGCAGCACCACGAGCTACCTCGTGAATCTCTTCAGCGACCTCAAACGTCACGACATGGGACCCGGGCTCGCGAGCCCGGCGGCGCAGGGCACGATTCCGGCGAGCGTGTTCCTCACGCGCCCGCTGTGGGGCCTCGCCGAGACGGCGCCGTACCTGCACGACGGGCGCGCGCCGACGGTGAACGACGCCATCGTGCTCCACGGCGGCGAGGCGGCCGCGGCGCGCGACGCGTACCTGGCGCTCGACCACGACGGACGCGCGAGCGTCCGCGTCTTCCTGACGTCGCTCTCGCGACAGCCGAAGCTCTTCGTCCCATGA